The proteins below come from a single Harpia harpyja isolate bHarHar1 chromosome 2, bHarHar1 primary haplotype, whole genome shotgun sequence genomic window:
- the RBM47 gene encoding RNA-binding protein 47 isoform X2: MLTPVMLSFRLYQAVNEFDTMTAEDSTARMSNDSSNVTTTKVPEGVAGAPNEAALLALMERTGYSMIQENGQRKYGGPPPGWEGLHPPRGCEVFVGKIPRDVYEDELVPVFESVGRIYEMRLMMDFDGKNRGYAFVMYTQKHEAKRAVRELNNYEIRPGRLLGVCCSVDNCRLFIGGIPKMKKREEILEEIAKVTEGVLDVIVYASAADKMKNRGFAFVEYESHRAAAMARRKLMPGRIQLWGHQIAVDWAEPEIDVDEDVMETVKILYVRNLMIETTEDTIKKVFGQFNPGCVERVKKIRDYAFVHFTTREDAIHAMNNLNGVELEGSCLEVTLAKPVDKEQYTRYQKAAKGGAAATPEVTQQPNYVYSCDPYTLAYYGYPYNALIGPNRDYFVKAGSIRGRGRGAAGNRAPGPRGSYLGGYSAGRGIYSRYHEGKGKQQEKGYELVPNLELPAVNPVAIKPGAVAIPAIGAQYSMFQAAPPAKMMEDGKIHTVEHIINPIAVQQDPASAAAAAAAAAAAVIPAVSTPPPFQGRPITPVYTMAPNVQRIPAAGIYGTSYVPFAAPATATATIATLQKNAAAAAAAAAAYGGYPGYIPPAFPAATIQVPIHDVYQTY, encoded by the exons GCTTTATCAGGCCGTGAATGAGTTTGACACCATGACCGCTGAGGATTCCACTGCAAGGATGAGCAACGATTCCTCCAACGTGACTACAACGAAAGTCCCCGAAGGTGTTGCCGGTGCGCCCAACGAGGCAGCTCTGCTGGCCCTCATGGAGCGCACTGGATATAGCATGATCCAGGAGAATGGGCAACGCAAGTACGGCGGCCCTCCTCCCGGCTGGGAGGGCCTGCACCCTCCTCGCGGCTGTGAAGTCTTTGTGGGCAAAATCCCCCGTGACGTCTACGAAGATGAGCTCGTCCCCGTGTTTGAGTCCGTCGGCCGCATCTATGAAATGCGCCTGATGATGGACTTTGATGGGAAGAACCGCGGCTACGCCTTCGTGATGTACACGCAGAAGCATGAGGCAAAGCGTGCCGTCAGGGAGCTGAACAACTACGAAATCCGCCCCGGCAGGCTGCTGGGTGTGTGCTGCAGCGTGGATAACTGCCGGCTCTTCATTGGAGGCATTCCCAAGatgaagaagagagaggagaTCCTCGAAGAGATTGCCAAGGTGACGGAAGGTGTGCTGGATGTCATCGTGTATGCCAGCGCTGCAGACAAGATGAAGAACAGAGGCTTTGCCTTTGTGGAGTACGAGAGCCATCGAGCAGCAGCAATGGCCAGGAGGAAACTCATGCCAGGAAGGATCCAGCTGTGGGGACATCAAATAGCTGTTGACTGGGCGGAACCAGAGATAGATGTGGATGAAGATGTCATGGAGACTGTTAAAATCCTCTATGTGAGGAATTTAATGATTGAGACCACAGAGGACACCATTAAAAAGGTCTTTGGGCAGTTTAACCCTGGCTGTGTAGAGCGGGTGAAAAAAATACGTGATTATGCCTTTGTGCACTTTACAACCAGGGAAGATGCAATTCACGCCATGAACAACCTTAATGGTGTCGAACTGGAAGGCTCGTGCCTGGAGGTTACCTTGGCCAAGCCGGTAGACAAGGAGCAATACACTCGCtaccagaaagcagcaaaagGTGGGGCCGCAGCAACGCCTGAAGTAACTCAGCAACCTAATTATGTTTACTCTTGTGATCCGTACACACTAGCGTATTATGGATATCCATACAATGCCTTGATCGGGCCCAACAGAGATTACTTCGTGAAAG CAGGCAGCATACGAGGCAGAGGGCGAGGTGCAGCTGGCAACAGAGCCCCAGGCCCCAGGGGCTCCTACCTGGGGGGATACTCCGCCGGCCGTGGCATCTACAGCAGGTACCatgaaggcaaaggaaaacagcaagagaaaggaTACGAGCTGGTACCCAACTTGGAGTTACCTGCGGTCAATCCAGTGGCCATTAAGCCCGGTGCAG TGGCCATCCCTGCCATCGGTGCCCAGTACTCCATGTTTCAGGCCGCGCCGCCAGCCAAGATGATGGAAGACGGCAAAATCCACACTGTCGAGCACATCATCAACCCTATAGCCGTCCAGCAGGACCCGGCTAgcgcggcagccgccgccgcagccgcagccgcggCTGTAATACCAGCTGTCTCAACACCTCCCCCATTCCAG GGCCGCCCCATCACACCAGTATACACCATGGCTCCCAATGTGCAGCGGATTCCCGCCGCCGGGATTTACGGGACAAGTTATGTGCCATTCGCTGCACCTGCCACAGCGACAGCGACGATAGCCACGCTACAGAAGaatgccgctgccgctgccgccgctgctgctgcctaTGGGGGATACCCTGGCTACATCCCCCCAGCATTCCCGGCTGCGACCATCCAGGTCCCCATCCACGACGTCTACCAGACGTACTGA
- the RBM47 gene encoding RNA-binding protein 47 isoform X4, translated as MTAEDSTARMSNDSSNVTTTKVPEGVAGAPNEAALLALMERTGYSMIQENGQRKYGGPPPGWEGLHPPRGCEVFVGKIPRDVYEDELVPVFESVGRIYEMRLMMDFDGKNRGYAFVMYTQKHEAKRAVRELNNYEIRPGRLLGVCCSVDNCRLFIGGIPKMKKREEILEEIAKVTEGVLDVIVYASAADKMKNRGFAFVEYESHRAAAMARRKLMPGRIQLWGHQIAVDWAEPEIDVDEDVMETVKILYVRNLMIETTEDTIKKVFGQFNPGCVERVKKIRDYAFVHFTTREDAIHAMNNLNGVELEGSCLEVTLAKPVDKEQYTRYQKAAKGGAAATPEVTQQPNYVYSCDPYTLAYYGYPYNALIGPNRDYFVKAGSIRGRGRGAAGNRAPGPRGSYLGGYSAGRGIYSRYHEGKGKQQEKGYELVPNLELPAVNPVAIKPGAVAIPAIGAQYSMFQAAPPAKMMEDGKIHTVEHIINPIAVQQDPASAAAAAAAAAAAVIPAVSTPPPFQGRPITPVYTMAPNVQRIPAAGIYGTSYVPFAAPATATATIATLQKNAAAAAAAAAAYGGYPGYIPPAFPAATIQVPIHDVYQTY; from the exons ATGACCGCTGAGGATTCCACTGCAAGGATGAGCAACGATTCCTCCAACGTGACTACAACGAAAGTCCCCGAAGGTGTTGCCGGTGCGCCCAACGAGGCAGCTCTGCTGGCCCTCATGGAGCGCACTGGATATAGCATGATCCAGGAGAATGGGCAACGCAAGTACGGCGGCCCTCCTCCCGGCTGGGAGGGCCTGCACCCTCCTCGCGGCTGTGAAGTCTTTGTGGGCAAAATCCCCCGTGACGTCTACGAAGATGAGCTCGTCCCCGTGTTTGAGTCCGTCGGCCGCATCTATGAAATGCGCCTGATGATGGACTTTGATGGGAAGAACCGCGGCTACGCCTTCGTGATGTACACGCAGAAGCATGAGGCAAAGCGTGCCGTCAGGGAGCTGAACAACTACGAAATCCGCCCCGGCAGGCTGCTGGGTGTGTGCTGCAGCGTGGATAACTGCCGGCTCTTCATTGGAGGCATTCCCAAGatgaagaagagagaggagaTCCTCGAAGAGATTGCCAAGGTGACGGAAGGTGTGCTGGATGTCATCGTGTATGCCAGCGCTGCAGACAAGATGAAGAACAGAGGCTTTGCCTTTGTGGAGTACGAGAGCCATCGAGCAGCAGCAATGGCCAGGAGGAAACTCATGCCAGGAAGGATCCAGCTGTGGGGACATCAAATAGCTGTTGACTGGGCGGAACCAGAGATAGATGTGGATGAAGATGTCATGGAGACTGTTAAAATCCTCTATGTGAGGAATTTAATGATTGAGACCACAGAGGACACCATTAAAAAGGTCTTTGGGCAGTTTAACCCTGGCTGTGTAGAGCGGGTGAAAAAAATACGTGATTATGCCTTTGTGCACTTTACAACCAGGGAAGATGCAATTCACGCCATGAACAACCTTAATGGTGTCGAACTGGAAGGCTCGTGCCTGGAGGTTACCTTGGCCAAGCCGGTAGACAAGGAGCAATACACTCGCtaccagaaagcagcaaaagGTGGGGCCGCAGCAACGCCTGAAGTAACTCAGCAACCTAATTATGTTTACTCTTGTGATCCGTACACACTAGCGTATTATGGATATCCATACAATGCCTTGATCGGGCCCAACAGAGATTACTTCGTGAAAG CAGGCAGCATACGAGGCAGAGGGCGAGGTGCAGCTGGCAACAGAGCCCCAGGCCCCAGGGGCTCCTACCTGGGGGGATACTCCGCCGGCCGTGGCATCTACAGCAGGTACCatgaaggcaaaggaaaacagcaagagaaaggaTACGAGCTGGTACCCAACTTGGAGTTACCTGCGGTCAATCCAGTGGCCATTAAGCCCGGTGCAG TGGCCATCCCTGCCATCGGTGCCCAGTACTCCATGTTTCAGGCCGCGCCGCCAGCCAAGATGATGGAAGACGGCAAAATCCACACTGTCGAGCACATCATCAACCCTATAGCCGTCCAGCAGGACCCGGCTAgcgcggcagccgccgccgcagccgcagccgcggCTGTAATACCAGCTGTCTCAACACCTCCCCCATTCCAG GGCCGCCCCATCACACCAGTATACACCATGGCTCCCAATGTGCAGCGGATTCCCGCCGCCGGGATTTACGGGACAAGTTATGTGCCATTCGCTGCACCTGCCACAGCGACAGCGACGATAGCCACGCTACAGAAGaatgccgctgccgctgccgccgctgctgctgcctaTGGGGGATACCCTGGCTACATCCCCCCAGCATTCCCGGCTGCGACCATCCAGGTCCCCATCCACGACGTCTACCAGACGTACTGA
- the RBM47 gene encoding RNA-binding protein 47 isoform X5, with the protein MVLGAEAGSRLYQAVNEFDTMTAEDSTARMSNDSSNVTTTKVPEGVAGAPNEAALLALMERTGYSMIQENGQRKYGGPPPGWEGLHPPRGCEVFVGKIPRDVYEDELVPVFESVGRIYEMRLMMDFDGKNRGYAFVMYTQKHEAKRAVRELNNYEIRPGRLLGVCCSVDNCRLFIGGIPKMKKREEILEEIAKVTEGVLDVIVYASAADKMKNRGFAFVEYESHRAAAMARRKLMPGRIQLWGHQIAVDWAEPEIDVDEDVMETVKILYVRNLMIETTEDTIKKVFGQFNPGCVERVKKIRDYAFVHFTTREDAIHAMNNLNGVELEGSCLEVTLAKPVDKEQYTRYQKAAKGGAAATPEVTQQPNYVYSCDPYTLAYYGYPYNALIGPNRDYFVKVAIPAIGAQYSMFQAAPPAKMMEDGKIHTVEHIINPIAVQQDPASAAAAAAAAAAAVIPAVSTPPPFQGRPITPVYTMAPNVQRIPAAGIYGTSYVPFAAPATATATIATLQKNAAAAAAAAAAYGGYPGYIPPAFPAATIQVPIHDVYQTY; encoded by the exons GCTTTATCAGGCCGTGAATGAGTTTGACACCATGACCGCTGAGGATTCCACTGCAAGGATGAGCAACGATTCCTCCAACGTGACTACAACGAAAGTCCCCGAAGGTGTTGCCGGTGCGCCCAACGAGGCAGCTCTGCTGGCCCTCATGGAGCGCACTGGATATAGCATGATCCAGGAGAATGGGCAACGCAAGTACGGCGGCCCTCCTCCCGGCTGGGAGGGCCTGCACCCTCCTCGCGGCTGTGAAGTCTTTGTGGGCAAAATCCCCCGTGACGTCTACGAAGATGAGCTCGTCCCCGTGTTTGAGTCCGTCGGCCGCATCTATGAAATGCGCCTGATGATGGACTTTGATGGGAAGAACCGCGGCTACGCCTTCGTGATGTACACGCAGAAGCATGAGGCAAAGCGTGCCGTCAGGGAGCTGAACAACTACGAAATCCGCCCCGGCAGGCTGCTGGGTGTGTGCTGCAGCGTGGATAACTGCCGGCTCTTCATTGGAGGCATTCCCAAGatgaagaagagagaggagaTCCTCGAAGAGATTGCCAAGGTGACGGAAGGTGTGCTGGATGTCATCGTGTATGCCAGCGCTGCAGACAAGATGAAGAACAGAGGCTTTGCCTTTGTGGAGTACGAGAGCCATCGAGCAGCAGCAATGGCCAGGAGGAAACTCATGCCAGGAAGGATCCAGCTGTGGGGACATCAAATAGCTGTTGACTGGGCGGAACCAGAGATAGATGTGGATGAAGATGTCATGGAGACTGTTAAAATCCTCTATGTGAGGAATTTAATGATTGAGACCACAGAGGACACCATTAAAAAGGTCTTTGGGCAGTTTAACCCTGGCTGTGTAGAGCGGGTGAAAAAAATACGTGATTATGCCTTTGTGCACTTTACAACCAGGGAAGATGCAATTCACGCCATGAACAACCTTAATGGTGTCGAACTGGAAGGCTCGTGCCTGGAGGTTACCTTGGCCAAGCCGGTAGACAAGGAGCAATACACTCGCtaccagaaagcagcaaaagGTGGGGCCGCAGCAACGCCTGAAGTAACTCAGCAACCTAATTATGTTTACTCTTGTGATCCGTACACACTAGCGTATTATGGATATCCATACAATGCCTTGATCGGGCCCAACAGAGATTACTTCGTGAAAG TGGCCATCCCTGCCATCGGTGCCCAGTACTCCATGTTTCAGGCCGCGCCGCCAGCCAAGATGATGGAAGACGGCAAAATCCACACTGTCGAGCACATCATCAACCCTATAGCCGTCCAGCAGGACCCGGCTAgcgcggcagccgccgccgcagccgcagccgcggCTGTAATACCAGCTGTCTCAACACCTCCCCCATTCCAG GGCCGCCCCATCACACCAGTATACACCATGGCTCCCAATGTGCAGCGGATTCCCGCCGCCGGGATTTACGGGACAAGTTATGTGCCATTCGCTGCACCTGCCACAGCGACAGCGACGATAGCCACGCTACAGAAGaatgccgctgccgctgccgccgctgctgctgcctaTGGGGGATACCCTGGCTACATCCCCCCAGCATTCCCGGCTGCGACCATCCAGGTCCCCATCCACGACGTCTACCAGACGTACTGA
- the RBM47 gene encoding RNA-binding protein 47 isoform X3: MVLGAEAGSRLYQAVNEFDTMTAEDSTARMSNDSSNVTTTKVPEGVAGAPNEAALLALMERTGYSMIQENGQRKYGGPPPGWEGLHPPRGCEVFVGKIPRDVYEDELVPVFESVGRIYEMRLMMDFDGKNRGYAFVMYTQKHEAKRAVRELNNYEIRPGRLLGVCCSVDNCRLFIGGIPKMKKREEILEEIAKVTEGVLDVIVYASAADKMKNRGFAFVEYESHRAAAMARRKLMPGRIQLWGHQIAVDWAEPEIDVDEDVMETVKILYVRNLMIETTEDTIKKVFGQFNPGCVERVKKIRDYAFVHFTTREDAIHAMNNLNGVELEGSCLEVTLAKPVDKEQYTRYQKAAKGGAAATPEVTQQPNYVYSCDPYTLAYYGYPYNALIGPNRDYFVKGSIRGRGRGAAGNRAPGPRGSYLGGYSAGRGIYSRYHEGKGKQQEKGYELVPNLELPAVNPVAIKPGAVAIPAIGAQYSMFQAAPPAKMMEDGKIHTVEHIINPIAVQQDPASAAAAAAAAAAAVIPAVSTPPPFQGRPITPVYTMAPNVQRIPAAGIYGTSYVPFAAPATATATIATLQKNAAAAAAAAAAYGGYPGYIPPAFPAATIQVPIHDVYQTY, from the exons GCTTTATCAGGCCGTGAATGAGTTTGACACCATGACCGCTGAGGATTCCACTGCAAGGATGAGCAACGATTCCTCCAACGTGACTACAACGAAAGTCCCCGAAGGTGTTGCCGGTGCGCCCAACGAGGCAGCTCTGCTGGCCCTCATGGAGCGCACTGGATATAGCATGATCCAGGAGAATGGGCAACGCAAGTACGGCGGCCCTCCTCCCGGCTGGGAGGGCCTGCACCCTCCTCGCGGCTGTGAAGTCTTTGTGGGCAAAATCCCCCGTGACGTCTACGAAGATGAGCTCGTCCCCGTGTTTGAGTCCGTCGGCCGCATCTATGAAATGCGCCTGATGATGGACTTTGATGGGAAGAACCGCGGCTACGCCTTCGTGATGTACACGCAGAAGCATGAGGCAAAGCGTGCCGTCAGGGAGCTGAACAACTACGAAATCCGCCCCGGCAGGCTGCTGGGTGTGTGCTGCAGCGTGGATAACTGCCGGCTCTTCATTGGAGGCATTCCCAAGatgaagaagagagaggagaTCCTCGAAGAGATTGCCAAGGTGACGGAAGGTGTGCTGGATGTCATCGTGTATGCCAGCGCTGCAGACAAGATGAAGAACAGAGGCTTTGCCTTTGTGGAGTACGAGAGCCATCGAGCAGCAGCAATGGCCAGGAGGAAACTCATGCCAGGAAGGATCCAGCTGTGGGGACATCAAATAGCTGTTGACTGGGCGGAACCAGAGATAGATGTGGATGAAGATGTCATGGAGACTGTTAAAATCCTCTATGTGAGGAATTTAATGATTGAGACCACAGAGGACACCATTAAAAAGGTCTTTGGGCAGTTTAACCCTGGCTGTGTAGAGCGGGTGAAAAAAATACGTGATTATGCCTTTGTGCACTTTACAACCAGGGAAGATGCAATTCACGCCATGAACAACCTTAATGGTGTCGAACTGGAAGGCTCGTGCCTGGAGGTTACCTTGGCCAAGCCGGTAGACAAGGAGCAATACACTCGCtaccagaaagcagcaaaagGTGGGGCCGCAGCAACGCCTGAAGTAACTCAGCAACCTAATTATGTTTACTCTTGTGATCCGTACACACTAGCGTATTATGGATATCCATACAATGCCTTGATCGGGCCCAACAGAGATTACTTCGTGAAAG GCAGCATACGAGGCAGAGGGCGAGGTGCAGCTGGCAACAGAGCCCCAGGCCCCAGGGGCTCCTACCTGGGGGGATACTCCGCCGGCCGTGGCATCTACAGCAGGTACCatgaaggcaaaggaaaacagcaagagaaaggaTACGAGCTGGTACCCAACTTGGAGTTACCTGCGGTCAATCCAGTGGCCATTAAGCCCGGTGCAG TGGCCATCCCTGCCATCGGTGCCCAGTACTCCATGTTTCAGGCCGCGCCGCCAGCCAAGATGATGGAAGACGGCAAAATCCACACTGTCGAGCACATCATCAACCCTATAGCCGTCCAGCAGGACCCGGCTAgcgcggcagccgccgccgcagccgcagccgcggCTGTAATACCAGCTGTCTCAACACCTCCCCCATTCCAG GGCCGCCCCATCACACCAGTATACACCATGGCTCCCAATGTGCAGCGGATTCCCGCCGCCGGGATTTACGGGACAAGTTATGTGCCATTCGCTGCACCTGCCACAGCGACAGCGACGATAGCCACGCTACAGAAGaatgccgctgccgctgccgccgctgctgctgcctaTGGGGGATACCCTGGCTACATCCCCCCAGCATTCCCGGCTGCGACCATCCAGGTCCCCATCCACGACGTCTACCAGACGTACTGA
- the RBM47 gene encoding RNA-binding protein 47 isoform X1 has translation MVLGAEAGSRLYQAVNEFDTMTAEDSTARMSNDSSNVTTTKVPEGVAGAPNEAALLALMERTGYSMIQENGQRKYGGPPPGWEGLHPPRGCEVFVGKIPRDVYEDELVPVFESVGRIYEMRLMMDFDGKNRGYAFVMYTQKHEAKRAVRELNNYEIRPGRLLGVCCSVDNCRLFIGGIPKMKKREEILEEIAKVTEGVLDVIVYASAADKMKNRGFAFVEYESHRAAAMARRKLMPGRIQLWGHQIAVDWAEPEIDVDEDVMETVKILYVRNLMIETTEDTIKKVFGQFNPGCVERVKKIRDYAFVHFTTREDAIHAMNNLNGVELEGSCLEVTLAKPVDKEQYTRYQKAAKGGAAATPEVTQQPNYVYSCDPYTLAYYGYPYNALIGPNRDYFVKAGSIRGRGRGAAGNRAPGPRGSYLGGYSAGRGIYSRYHEGKGKQQEKGYELVPNLELPAVNPVAIKPGAVAIPAIGAQYSMFQAAPPAKMMEDGKIHTVEHIINPIAVQQDPASAAAAAAAAAAAVIPAVSTPPPFQGRPITPVYTMAPNVQRIPAAGIYGTSYVPFAAPATATATIATLQKNAAAAAAAAAAYGGYPGYIPPAFPAATIQVPIHDVYQTY, from the exons GCTTTATCAGGCCGTGAATGAGTTTGACACCATGACCGCTGAGGATTCCACTGCAAGGATGAGCAACGATTCCTCCAACGTGACTACAACGAAAGTCCCCGAAGGTGTTGCCGGTGCGCCCAACGAGGCAGCTCTGCTGGCCCTCATGGAGCGCACTGGATATAGCATGATCCAGGAGAATGGGCAACGCAAGTACGGCGGCCCTCCTCCCGGCTGGGAGGGCCTGCACCCTCCTCGCGGCTGTGAAGTCTTTGTGGGCAAAATCCCCCGTGACGTCTACGAAGATGAGCTCGTCCCCGTGTTTGAGTCCGTCGGCCGCATCTATGAAATGCGCCTGATGATGGACTTTGATGGGAAGAACCGCGGCTACGCCTTCGTGATGTACACGCAGAAGCATGAGGCAAAGCGTGCCGTCAGGGAGCTGAACAACTACGAAATCCGCCCCGGCAGGCTGCTGGGTGTGTGCTGCAGCGTGGATAACTGCCGGCTCTTCATTGGAGGCATTCCCAAGatgaagaagagagaggagaTCCTCGAAGAGATTGCCAAGGTGACGGAAGGTGTGCTGGATGTCATCGTGTATGCCAGCGCTGCAGACAAGATGAAGAACAGAGGCTTTGCCTTTGTGGAGTACGAGAGCCATCGAGCAGCAGCAATGGCCAGGAGGAAACTCATGCCAGGAAGGATCCAGCTGTGGGGACATCAAATAGCTGTTGACTGGGCGGAACCAGAGATAGATGTGGATGAAGATGTCATGGAGACTGTTAAAATCCTCTATGTGAGGAATTTAATGATTGAGACCACAGAGGACACCATTAAAAAGGTCTTTGGGCAGTTTAACCCTGGCTGTGTAGAGCGGGTGAAAAAAATACGTGATTATGCCTTTGTGCACTTTACAACCAGGGAAGATGCAATTCACGCCATGAACAACCTTAATGGTGTCGAACTGGAAGGCTCGTGCCTGGAGGTTACCTTGGCCAAGCCGGTAGACAAGGAGCAATACACTCGCtaccagaaagcagcaaaagGTGGGGCCGCAGCAACGCCTGAAGTAACTCAGCAACCTAATTATGTTTACTCTTGTGATCCGTACACACTAGCGTATTATGGATATCCATACAATGCCTTGATCGGGCCCAACAGAGATTACTTCGTGAAAG CAGGCAGCATACGAGGCAGAGGGCGAGGTGCAGCTGGCAACAGAGCCCCAGGCCCCAGGGGCTCCTACCTGGGGGGATACTCCGCCGGCCGTGGCATCTACAGCAGGTACCatgaaggcaaaggaaaacagcaagagaaaggaTACGAGCTGGTACCCAACTTGGAGTTACCTGCGGTCAATCCAGTGGCCATTAAGCCCGGTGCAG TGGCCATCCCTGCCATCGGTGCCCAGTACTCCATGTTTCAGGCCGCGCCGCCAGCCAAGATGATGGAAGACGGCAAAATCCACACTGTCGAGCACATCATCAACCCTATAGCCGTCCAGCAGGACCCGGCTAgcgcggcagccgccgccgcagccgcagccgcggCTGTAATACCAGCTGTCTCAACACCTCCCCCATTCCAG GGCCGCCCCATCACACCAGTATACACCATGGCTCCCAATGTGCAGCGGATTCCCGCCGCCGGGATTTACGGGACAAGTTATGTGCCATTCGCTGCACCTGCCACAGCGACAGCGACGATAGCCACGCTACAGAAGaatgccgctgccgctgccgccgctgctgctgcctaTGGGGGATACCCTGGCTACATCCCCCCAGCATTCCCGGCTGCGACCATCCAGGTCCCCATCCACGACGTCTACCAGACGTACTGA